Within Halorubrum lacusprofundi ATCC 49239, the genomic segment AGACGAGCGTGCTGATGAGGTTCTCGTCTTTGTGCAGGGTTTCGATCTGATTGGCCGGGCCGATGACGGTGAGCTTCTGGGTCGAGTTGCGGCCCATCAGCTTGTCGAGGAAACTCTGATCGCCCGTCTCCGCCTTCGGGTACGTCTCGATCTCGATGCCGGTGAAGTCGTCTGGACTGATCTCGGTCATCGTTACCTCGATGAGCTTCGACTCCTCGTCCGGGGAGAGCCCCTCTTCAAGGATGACGATGTTACCGTCGCGGACTCCGTCAAGGATGAGCCGGATCTTCTCCATTCCGGTGAGTCCGTCCATCCGGGCCCCGCTTATCATGTCGATCCGGACCCCGTCATCGGAGTCGTCGGACGGGGCGTCGTCGCCGCCGACGTTTGGGGTTGGGCCCGGCATTAGCCGAAGTACTCCGCGATCTTCGT encodes:
- a CDS encoding DUF2073 domain-containing protein — encoded protein: MPGPTPNVGGDDAPSDDSDDGVRIDMISGARMDGLTGMEKIRLILDGVRDGNIVILEEGLSPDEESKLIEVTMTEISPDDFTGIEIETYPKAETGDQSFLDKLMGRNSTQKLTVIGPANQIETLHKDENLISTLVSRK